The Xenorhabdus poinarii G6 nucleotide sequence ACTTTATGCCAGAAAACCCTGTGTGATTGATGAAAATCAACAGATTGCTAGTGGATTGATGTTGAAAAGGCGGTATAATCCCGCGATTTTTTTATCTGCCGGCTATATTAGGAGAAACCCATGAAGATCGTTGAGGTTAAACACCCACTTGTGAGACATAAACTTGGTCTGATGCGAGATCATGATATCAGCACCAAACGTTTTCGTGAACTGGCCTCAGAAGTGGGCAATCTTCTGACATATGAAGCAACTGCTGATTTAGACGTTGAGAAAGTGACCATTGATGGATGGTGTGGTCCGGTAGAAATAGACCAAATTAAAGGGAAGAAGATTACGGTTGTCCCTATCTTACGTGCCGGTCTGGGCATGATGGATGGTGTGCTGGAAAATATTCCCAGTGCGCGAATCAGTGTCGTGGGCGTATATCGTGATGAAGAAACGCTTGAGCCTGTGCCATATTTTCAAAAATTAGTGTCTGACATTAATGAACGCATGGCGTTGGTGGTTGATCCCATGCTGGCAACCGGTGGCTCTATGATTGCAACCATTGACCTGCTGAAAAAAGCAGGCTGCCCGGTTATTAAAGTCCTGGTTTTGGTTGCCGCGCCGGAAGGCATTGCCGCCCTGGAGAAAGCGCACCCTGATGTAGAGTTGTACACCGCTTCGATTGATGAAGGGCTCAATGAACAGGGATATATTGTTCCTGGTTTAGGGGACGCCGGGGACAAAATATTTGGTACTAAATAACAGGGACAGCCGGCTGACAAGTCGGCTTTTTTTTGGTTTCTAGCAAGAGGATATAATAATGACCCGTCGAACTATTGGGATAGACGAAAAACCCCCGTTGATACAGACTATTCCTTTAAGTTTACAACATCTCTTTGCCATGT carries:
- the upp gene encoding uracil phosphoribosyltransferase, translating into MKIVEVKHPLVRHKLGLMRDHDISTKRFRELASEVGNLLTYEATADLDVEKVTIDGWCGPVEIDQIKGKKITVVPILRAGLGMMDGVLENIPSARISVVGVYRDEETLEPVPYFQKLVSDINERMALVVDPMLATGGSMIATIDLLKKAGCPVIKVLVLVAAPEGIAALEKAHPDVELYTASIDEGLNEQGYIVPGLGDAGDKIFGTK